In the Solanum pennellii chromosome 5, SPENNV200 genome, one interval contains:
- the LOC107020367 gene encoding splicing factor-like protein 1 has translation MDSQSHPVQEQSQTLNSYQSSSDLYCQNPSQTLGQDPPPGVCDNSAQNKMSDLNSNQPLLSGNGLISTHSGGAESGGEEETSSRRRRRSRWDPPPTDSSNDGTGAGRKRKSRWADDEPKPVIQLPDFMKDFAGGIEFDPEVQALNSRLLEISRKLQSGMPLDDRPEGARSPSPEPIYDNMGVRINTREYRAREKLNRERQEIISQIIKKNPAFKPPADYRPPKLHKKLYIPMKEYPGYNFIGLIIGPRGNTQKRMEKETGAKIVIRGKGSIKEGRFQQKGNLKHDPSENEDLHVLVEADTQESLEAAAAMLEKLLQPVDEVLNEHKRQQLKELAALNGTIRDEEFCRLCGEPGHRQYACPSRTTTFKSDVLCKICGDGGHPTIDCPVKNTTGKKMDDEYQNFLAELGGTVPESSLKQNAATLALGPGSTGSNPPWASSNSASGGGTTSHPGLGSNIMKPKEFDETNLYIGYLPPTLDDDGLINLFSPFGTIVMAKVIKDRLSGLSKGYGFVKYADVQQANSATVGMNGHCLDGRTIAVRVAGKPPQPAVPPSPPAPAMPPYPVPNQASGVYPSQQYATGGPIGPPGGYAGTPVPWGPPVPPPYASYPPPGSTMYPPPPGQFVPPYGARYPPPMPTPSSGVPTQTVSSGENQQNYTSSGETQQSYPPGVQSHNSAPVQSLPSYAYGNSVAAMPPHTQPAYPTSSYSYPSYYGMAPPPPLPPTATQSSIDHSQSISNVPWASNPPEPASPPPPSADKPPYGTDAKYEKFMSEIK, from the coding sequence ATGGATTCCCAATCACATCCAGTTCAAGAACAATCACAAACCCTAAATTCGTATCAAAGTTCTTCAGATTTGTACTGTCAAAACCCTTCACAAACCCTAGGTCAAGATCCCCCACCAGGTGTTTGTGATAATTCAGCTCAAAACAAAATGTCAGATTTGAATTCGAATCAGCCATTGTTGTCCGGTAATGGGTTGATTAGCACTCATAGCGGTGGTGCCGAGTCAGGTGGTGAAGAAGAAACTTCCAGtagaaggaggaggagaagcCGATGGGACCCACCCCCGACTGATTCGAGCAATGATGGCACTGGAGCTGGACGGAAGAGGAAATCGAGGTGGGCAGACGATGAGCCGAAGCCAGTGATTCAGTTACCTGATTTCATGAAGGATTTCGCTGGAGGTATTGAATTTGACCCTGAAGTACAAGCTCTTAATAGTAGATTACTTGAAATTAGTAGGAAACTGCAATCTGGTATGCCTTTAGATGATAGACCTGAAGGAGCTCGATCCCCTTCGCCTGAACCTATATATGATAATATGGGTGTACGTATAAATACCAGGGAGTATCGTGCTCGAGAAAAACTAAATAGAGAAAGACAAGAGATTATATCACagataataaagaaaaatccAGCTTTTAAGCCACCAGCAGATTATAGGCCTCCTAAGCTTCATAAAAAGCTTTACATTCCAATGAAGGAGTACCCCGGTTATAATTTTATCGGCCTTATAATTGGACCCAGAGGGAATACTCAGAAGAGAATGGAAAAGGAGACTGGAGCAAAGATTGTAATTCGAGGGAAAGGGTCCATTAAAGAAGGGAGGTTCCAACAGAAAGGGAATTTGAAACATGAtccctcagagaatgaggattTACATGTCCTAGTCGAAGCTGATACTCAGGAGTCACTTGAGGCTGCTGCAGCTATGTTGGAGAAGCTTTTGCAGCCTGTCGATGAAGTACTTAATGAGCATAAGAGGCAGCAGCTCAAGGAACTTGCAGCGTTGAATGGAACTATTAGAGATGAAGAGTTTTGTAGGCTTTGTGGTGAACCAGGTCATAGGCAATATGCTTGTCCTTCTCGCACCACCACATTTAAAAGTGATGTGCTTTGCAAAATATGTGGTGATGGAGGACATCCCACTATAGATTGTCCAGTGAAAAATACTACTGGAAAGAAAATGGATGATGAGTATCAGAACTTCTTGGCGGAATTGGGAGGGACAGTTCCTGAATCATCACTTAAGCAGAATGCAGCAACTCTTGCTCTTGGTCCCGGAAGCACAGGCAGTAATCCTCCTTGGGCCAGCAGTAATAGTGCAAGTGGTGGTGGTACCACTTCACACCCTGGATTAGGGTCAAATATAATGAAGCCAAAAGAATTTGACGAGACAAACTTGTATATTGGTTACCTTCCTCCTACTCTAGATGATGATGGGTTGATCAATTTATTCTCTCCCTTTGGTACCATCGTAATGGCTAAAGTTATAAAGGATCGTCTCAGTGGTCTGAGTAAAGGTTATGGTTTTGTTAAGTATGCAGATGTTCAACAAGCTAATAGTGCTACTGTTGGCATGAATGGTCATTGCCTTGATGGGAGAACTATTGCTGTGAGAGTAGCCGGCAAACCCCCTCAGCCTGCTGTGCCTCCAAGCCCTCCTGCTCCAGCAATGCCCCCATATCCTGTTCCTAATCAGGCATCCGGAGTCTATCCGTCTCAGCAGTATGCAACGGGTGGTCCCATTGGTCCCCCGGGTGGCTATGCTGGGACTCCAGTTCCTTGGGGACCACCTGTGCCTCCACCATATGCCTCTTACCCGCCTCCTGGATCAACCATGTATCCTCCTCCTCCAGGTCAATTTGTACCTCCATATGGTGCACGGTATCCTCCACCAATGCCAACACCATCTTCCGGTGTCCCTACTCAGACAGTTTCTTCTGGCGAAAACCAGCAAAATTATACATCTTCTGGTGAGACACAACAAAGTTATCCTCCCGGAGTGCAATCTCATAATAGTGCTCCTGTTCAATCGCTTCCCAGTTATGCCTATGGCAATTCCGTCGCTGCAATGCCACCCCATACCCAACCTGCATATCCAACATCTTCATACAGTTATCCTTCTTATTATGGCATGGCACCACCACCTCCTCTTCCTCCAACTGCAACACAGTCCAGTATAGATCATTCACAGAGTATTAGCAATGTTCCTTGGGCCTCAAATCCACCAGAACCTGCATCTCCACCTCCACCATCTGCAGACAAACCTCCATATGGTACAGATGCAAAGTATGAAAAGTTCATGTCGGAGATCAAATGA
- the LOC107019913 gene encoding uncharacterized protein LOC107019913: MEKSTPARNSRTCTADLLNWSSEVPTPSSVSRSRQPSNGIGKVLFGGDVTDEEAESLYKRRPSSGYKLKEMNGSNIFSAGGKDVASESGPVNGNANIRTSVRIVQQGANGKSQISFGTEEKISQKTPTEVEKQDELSGDQESKTGSLSLSTVENISEEMPITLTEVEKQHELSGNQESKIRSKVKKQLSEAKSKELSGSNIFGPPIEVPPRSSKVARSLQPEESKDMGEPAPRVVRTSVKVSNPSGGQSSILFGGEPVVEPVKKIHNQKVAELNGNGIFKGDAVTPPGSSEKSLSRSKLREMSGSGIFSDGKAESRVCYGGVRKPPGGESSIRLF, from the exons atggAGAAATCAACACCTGCACGGAATTCGAGAACATGCACGGCGGATCTGCTGAATTGGTCGTCGGAGGTTCCGACGCCGTCGTCCGTTTCTCGTTCTCGTCAG CCTTCTAATGGAATCGGTAAGGTGTTGTTTGGAGGAGATGTTACTGATGAGGAAGCTGAAAGCTTGTATAAAAG GAGACCTTCTTCAGGGTATAAACTGAAGGAGATGAACGGCAGCAATATATTTTCTGCTGGTGGTAAGGATGTTGCATCAGAATCTGGACCTGTTAACGGTAATGCTAACATCAGAACATCCGTGCGGATCGTTCAG CAAGGTGCAAATGGGAAAAGCCAGATTTCTTTTGGTACTGAAGAGAAGATCTCCCAGAAGACGCCTACTGAAGTAGAAAAGCAGGACGAGCTGAGTGGAGACCAAGAGAGCAAGACAGGTAGCCTTTCATTAAGTACGGTAGAAAATATCTCCGAGGAAATGCCTATCACTCTAACAGAAGTGGAAAAGCAACATGAGCTGAGTGGAAATCAAGAAAGCAAGATTCGTAGCAAGGTGAAGAAGCAGTTGTCGGAAGCAAAGAGCAAGGAACTTAGTGGAAGTAACATCTTTGGACCTCCCATAGAAGTTCCTCCAAGATCATCAAAAGTTGCACGTTCATTGCAACCCGAAGAAAGCAAAGACATGGGTGAACCTGCTCCACGAGTTGTGCGCACATCTGTCAAGGTTTCTAAT CCTTCTGGTGGTCAAAGTAGTATCTTGTTTGGCGGTGAGCCTGTTGTGGAGCCAgtaaagaaaatacataacCAGAAAGTTGCAGAGTTGAACGGCAATGGCATTTTCAAGGGAGACGCTGTCACTCCTCCTGGATCTTCCGAGAAGTCACTGAGCAGGTCTAAGCTGAGAGAAATGAGTGGTAGCGGTATATTCTCCGATGGTAAAGCTGAATCCAGAGTTTGCTATGGTGGCGTTCGTAAACCACCAGGTGGAGAGAGCAGCATCAGATTATTTTAA
- the LOC107020402 gene encoding splicing factor-like protein 1, whose translation MDSQSHPVQEPSQTLNSFQSSSDLYCQNPSQTLGQDPPPGVCDNSAQNKMSDLNSNQPLLSGNGLISTHSGGAESGGEEETSSRRRRRSRWDPPPTDSSNDGTGAGRKRKSRWADDEPKPVIQLPDFMKDFAGGIEFDPEVQALNSRLLEISRKLQSGMPLDDRPEGARSPSPEPIYDNMGVRINTREYRAREKLNRERQEIISQIIKKNPAFKPPADYRPPKLHKKLYIPMKEYPGYNFIGLIIGPRGNTQKRMEKETGAKIVIRGKGSIKEGRFQQKGNLKHDPSENEDLHVLVEADTQESLEAAAAMLEKLLQPVDEVLNEHKRQQLKELAALNGTIRDEEFCRLCGEPGHRQYACPSRTTTFKSDVLCKICGDGGHPTIDCPVKNTTGKKMDDEYQNFLAELGGTVPESSLKQNAATLALGPGSTGSNPPWASSNSASGGGTTSHPGLGSNIMKPKEFDETNLYIGYLPPTLDDDGLINLFSPFGTIVMAKVIKDRLSGLSKGYGFVKYADVQQANSATVGMNGHCLDGRTIAVRVAGKPPQPAVPPSPPAPAMPPYPVPNQASGVYPSQQYATGGPIGPPGGYAGTPVPWGPPVPPPYASYPPPGSTMYPPPPGQFVPPYGARYPPPMPTPSSGVPTQTVSSGENQQNYTSSGETQQSYPPGVQSHNSAPVQSLPSYAYGNSVAAMSPHTQPAYPTSSYSYPSYYGMAPPPPIPPTATQSSIDHSQSMSNVPWASNPPEPASPPPPPPSAEKPPYGTDAEYEKFMSEMK comes from the coding sequence ATGGATTCCCAATCACATCCAGTTCAAGAACCATCACAAACCCTAAATTCGTTTCAAAGTTCTTCAGATTTGTACTGTCAAAACCCTTCACAAACCCTAGGTCAAGATCCCCCACCAGGTGTTTGTGATAATTCAGCTCAAAACAAAATGTCAGATTTGAATTCGAATCAGCCATTGTTGTCCGGTAATGGGTTGATTAGTACTCATAGTGGTGGTGCCGAGTCAGGTGGTGAAGAAGAAACTTCCAGTAGAAGAAGGAGGAGAAGCCGATGGGACCCACCCCCGACTGATTCGAGCAATGATGGCACTGGAGCTGGACGGAAGAGGAAATCGAGGTGGGCAGACGATGAGCCGAAGCCAGTGATTCAGTTACCTGATTTCATGAAGGATTTCGCTGGAGGTATTGAATTTGACCCTGAAGTACAAGCTCTTAATAGTAGATTACTTGAAATTAGTAGGAAACTGCAATCTGGTATGCCTTTAGATGATAGACCTGAAGGAGCTCGATCCCCTTCGCCTGAACCTATATATGATAATATGGGTGTACGTATAAATACCAGGGAGTATCGTGCTCGAGAAAAACTAAATAGAGAAAGACAAGAGATTATATCACagataataaagaaaaatccAGCTTTTAAGCCACCAGCAGATTATAGGCCTCCTAAGCTTCATAAAAAGCTTTACATTCCAATGAAGGAGTACCCCGGTTATAATTTTATCGGCCTTATAATTGGACCCAGAGGGAATACTCAGAAGAGAATGGAAAAGGAGACTGGAGCAAAGATTGTAATTCGAGGGAAAGGGTCCATTAAAGAAGGGAGGTTCCAACAGAAAGGGAATTTGAAACATGAtccctcagagaatgaggattTACATGTCCTAGTCGAAGCTGATACTCAGGAGTCACTTGAGGCTGCTGCAGCTATGTTGGAGAAGCTTTTGCAGCCTGTCGATGAAGTACTTAATGAGCATAAGAGGCAGCAGCTCAAGGAACTTGCTGCGTTGAATGGAACTATTAGAGATGAAGAGTTTTGTAGGCTTTGTGGTGAACCAGGTCATAGGCAATATGCTTGTCCTTCTCGCACCACCACATTTAAAAGTGATGTGCTTTGCAAAATATGTGGTGATGGAGGACATCCCACTATAGATTGTCCAGTGAAAAATACTACTGGAAAGAAAATGGATGATGAGTATCAGAACTTCTTGGCGGAATTGGGAGGGACAGTTCCTGAATCATCACTTAAGCAGAATGCAGCAACTCTTGCTCTTGGTCCCGGAAGCACAGGCAGTAATCCTCCTTGGGCCAGCAGTAATAGTGCAAGTGGTGGTGGTACCACTTCACACCCTGGATTAGGGTCAAATATAATGAAGCCAAAAGAATTTGACGAGACAAACTTGTATATTGGTTACCTTCCTCCTACTCTAGATGACGATGGGTTGATCAATTTATTCTCTCCCTTTGGTACCATCGTAATGGCTAAAGTTATAAAGGATCGTCTCAGTGGTCTGAGTAAAGGTTATGGTTTTGTTAAGTATGCAGATGTTCAACAAGCTAATAGTGCTACTGTTGGCATGAATGGTCATTGTCTTGATGGGAGAACTATTGCTGTGAGAGTAGCCGGCAAACCCCCTCAGCCTGCTGTGCCTCCAAGCCCTCCTGCTCCAGCAATGCCCCCATATCCTGTTCCTAATCAGGCATCCGGAGTCTATCCGTCTCAGCAGTATGCAACGGGTGGTCCCATTGGTCCCCCGGGTGGCTATGCTGGGACTCCAGTTCCTTGGGGACCACCTGTGCCTCCACCATATGCCTCTTACCCGCCTCCTGGATCAACCATGTATCCTCCTCCTCCAGGTCAATTTGTACCTCCATATGGTGCACGGTATCCTCCACCAATGCCAACACCATCTTCCGGTGTCCCTACTCAGACAGTTTCTTCTGGCGAAAACCAGCAAAATTATACATCTTCTGGTGAGACACAACAAAGTTATCCTCCCGGAGTGCAATCTCATAATAGTGCTCCTGTTCAATCGCTTCCCAGTTATGCCTATGGCAATTCCGTCGCTGCAATGTCACCCCATACCCAACCTGCATATCCAACATCTTCATACAGTTATCCTTCTTATTATGGCATGGCACCACCACCTCCTATTCCTCCAACTGCAACACAGTCCAGTATAGATCATTCACAGAGTATGAGCAATGTTCCTTGGGCCTCAAATCCACCAGAACCTGCATCtccacctccacctccaccaTCTGCAGAGAAACCTCCATATGGTACAGATGCAGAGTATGAAAAGTTCATGTCGGAGATGAAATGA
- the LOC107019765 gene encoding annexin D2-like, with the protein MESLKVPELVPSAAEDSQQLRKAFVGWGTDEECIIRILGHRNAAQRKLIRETYEATYEKDLLQDLAGEISGDFQRVVHLWTMAPAERDACLVNEAIKHLPGSNCIIMEIACARSSVDLFKVRQNYQARYKKSLEEDVADHSTGDFRKLLVSLVTALRYEGEEVNMDLASDEAKILHEKISDKAYSDDELIRILSIRSKTQLNATFNQYNDKFGNAINKDLRANPKDQYLTLLRSAIKCLMEPEKYFEKVLRLAMKGFGTDEESLTRVVATRAEVDMELIKEKYYKRNSVTLESAISDDTSGDYEKMLLALIGHGNL; encoded by the exons atggaaagtCTAAAAGTTCCAGAATTGGTTCCTTCTGCAGCTGAGGATTCTCAACAACTAAGAAAAGCTTTTGTAG GATGGGGAACAGATGAAGAGTGTATTATTCGGATCTTAGGTCATCGAAATGCAGCTCAACGAAAGCTAATCAGAGAAACTTATGAAGCAACTTATGAAAAAGATCTTCTCCAGGACTTGGCGGGAGAAATATCAGGTGACTTTCAG CGTGTAGTGCATTTGTGGACTATGGCTCCAGCTGAACGCGATGCATGTTTGGTTAACGAGGCTATCAAACATCTACCCGGTAGCAACTGCATTATCATGGAAATCGCGTGTGCTAGGTCTTCTGTTGATCTGTTTAAAGTGAGGCAGAACTACCAAGCTCGTTACAAGAAATCGCTTGAGGAAGATGTTGCTGATCACTCAACAGGGGATTTTCGTAAG CTTTTGGTTTCTCTTGTAACTGCGTTAAGATATGAAGGAGAAGAAGTGAATATGGACTTAGCAAGTGATGAAGCAAAGATACTACATGAGAAGATCTCTGATAAGGCTTATAGTGATGATGAGCTCATCAGAATTCTATCGATTCGGAGTAAAACACAGCtcaatgcaacatttaatcagTACAATGATAAATTTGGTAATGCCATCAACAAG GATTTGAGAGCCAATCCTAAGGATCAATACTTGACCTTACTGAGATCAGCAATTAAGTGTTTGATGGAACCTGAGAAGTACTTTGAGAAAGTTCTTCGATTAGCAATGAAGGGGTTTGGCACAGATGAAGAGTCTCTTACTAGAGTTGTTGCCACTCGAGCTGAAGTCGATATGGAACTCATCAAAGAGAAGTACTACAAGAGGAACAGTGTGACTCTGGAGAGTGCAATTTCTGATGACACTTCAGGAGACTATGAAAAAATGCTTTTAGCCTTAATTGGCCATGGAAATCTTTGA